The proteins below come from a single Serratia fonticola genomic window:
- a CDS encoding fimbria/pilus outer membrane usher protein — protein sequence MSIRAIVRPGHQYPLYYRGGLCLLCLSTFNVQAQEYSSLPDAPRAAPVITNAMFYLTLVVNGQSDGQVVPVTYRDNAYYVEAGVLAKNHVHTNGQQGLIKVEDLPGVKVKYDSSAQQLILQVPDAWLPKQDVGGGNLMNYTVAQSSTGLLLNYDSYYTDPHEGSRSVATWMEQRLFSNLGFISNSGTYRYNIDTVSGEGGSAVQDRYLRYDTFWRYSDEQDLISYQLGDFVSNSLTWSNSARMGGLRISRNFALRPDLVTYPLLQYSGTAAVPSTVDLFLNGFKASSNNLNSGPFTLTNVPYINGAGEATIVTTDAVGRQVSTTVPFYVSNTLLRKNLSDFDVSLGAVRQDYGISNGDYSDAAFSGIYRYGLSNYLTLSGHTEATQGLALGGLGADIAVGTWGTLSLSGSQSKANHPPVATSDVVNDQIVRPNTPGMPGPNQDIDNPLGTNVTDKKDGSQYTLGYSYNSTLFSFSAQRASRTVGYQDLTSYTSNTRLSRKSDQATFSASPFGSNNGTLGLGYYDVQAYDNSHTRLVNFSYSRALWGQSSMFVSLNKTLGDNGYSAQLQFIIPLGSDISLNAGLARNNNGHYQQQVGASKPAPTDGGMGWNLAYSGGGDAYQQADVTWKTRYATLQGGIFGPQGEYTNWADLSGSVVFMANSWFLSDKINDAFIVVDTDNYAGVSVLYENQKMGTTDSNGHLLIPSISSYYPAKVEIDTLPLPADVVANQVNNRIAVKQGSGMVVKFPVQKVLSANITLHDSTGQPLKLGTLVTEQTTQQTTVVGYDGLVYFSHLQSHGQLSIQQDDRSMCRVDFDLNPNYHSIEQVGPLVCQGSAEEKKS from the coding sequence TATTACGTGGAGGCGGGGGTGCTGGCTAAAAACCACGTGCATACCAATGGTCAACAAGGGTTGATTAAGGTCGAGGATCTGCCTGGGGTGAAGGTGAAATATGATTCTTCCGCCCAGCAACTGATCTTGCAGGTACCGGATGCCTGGTTGCCAAAACAGGACGTCGGCGGCGGCAACCTGATGAATTACACGGTGGCGCAAAGCAGCACCGGTCTGCTGCTAAACTACGATTCCTATTATACCGATCCCCACGAAGGCTCCAGATCGGTTGCCACCTGGATGGAGCAGCGTTTGTTCAGCAACCTGGGGTTTATCAGTAACTCCGGTACCTATCGCTACAATATCGACACCGTATCGGGCGAGGGCGGCAGTGCCGTACAAGACCGCTATCTGCGCTACGATACGTTCTGGCGTTATAGCGATGAGCAAGATCTGATCAGCTATCAGCTTGGGGATTTTGTCAGCAACTCGCTAACCTGGAGTAATTCGGCCCGCATGGGAGGATTACGCATCAGCCGCAATTTTGCCCTGCGCCCGGATCTGGTGACCTATCCATTGTTGCAATATAGCGGTACCGCAGCGGTACCCAGCACCGTGGACTTGTTCCTCAACGGTTTTAAGGCCAGCAGCAATAATCTTAACTCCGGGCCGTTTACCCTCACCAATGTGCCTTATATCAACGGTGCCGGTGAAGCGACAATCGTCACCACCGATGCGGTCGGGCGCCAGGTATCGACCACGGTGCCGTTTTATGTGTCCAACACCCTGTTGCGTAAAAACCTGAGCGACTTTGATGTGTCCCTTGGCGCAGTGCGCCAGGATTATGGCATCTCCAACGGTGACTATTCCGACGCGGCTTTCAGCGGGATTTACCGCTACGGGCTGAGTAATTATCTGACGCTGTCCGGACACACCGAGGCCACGCAAGGGCTGGCACTCGGCGGGTTAGGGGCCGATATCGCGGTGGGGACCTGGGGGACGCTGAGCCTGTCTGGCAGCCAGAGCAAGGCTAATCATCCGCCGGTGGCGACCAGCGACGTGGTGAACGACCAGATTGTCCGGCCGAATACGCCAGGTATGCCCGGCCCCAATCAGGATATTGATAATCCGCTGGGCACTAACGTGACGGACAAAAAAGACGGTAGCCAGTACACTTTGGGCTACTCCTATAATTCGACGCTATTTAGCTTTTCGGCACAGCGGGCCTCGCGCACCGTGGGTTATCAGGATCTCACTTCTTACACCAGTAATACCCGCCTGAGCCGTAAATCCGACCAGGCCACCTTCAGCGCTTCGCCGTTTGGCTCAAACAATGGCACCTTGGGCTTGGGTTATTACGACGTGCAGGCCTATGACAACTCGCATACCCGCCTGGTTAACTTCTCATACAGCCGCGCCCTGTGGGGCCAGAGCAGCATGTTTGTCTCACTCAACAAAACGTTGGGGGATAACGGTTACAGTGCGCAGCTTCAATTCATTATTCCACTGGGCAGTGATATCAGCCTCAATGCCGGGTTGGCACGTAACAATAATGGGCATTATCAGCAACAGGTGGGGGCCAGTAAGCCGGCACCTACGGATGGCGGTATGGGCTGGAACCTGGCTTACAGCGGTGGTGGCGATGCCTATCAACAGGCCGATGTCACCTGGAAAACCCGCTATGCCACGCTGCAAGGCGGCATCTTCGGCCCACAAGGGGAATATACCAACTGGGCAGACCTGAGCGGCTCAGTGGTGTTTATGGCCAACTCCTGGTTCCTGTCGGACAAGATCAACGACGCGTTTATCGTGGTGGATACCGATAATTATGCCGGGGTTTCGGTGCTGTATGAGAATCAGAAGATGGGCACCACCGACAGCAACGGGCACCTGCTGATCCCGTCGATTAGTTCGTACTATCCGGCCAAGGTTGAGATCGACACGCTGCCGTTACCGGCGGACGTGGTGGCCAACCAGGTCAACAATCGCATTGCCGTTAAGCAAGGCAGCGGGATGGTGGTGAAATTCCCGGTACAAAAAGTCCTCTCGGCCAATATCACGTTGCATGACAGCACTGGGCAACCGCTGAAATTGGGCACGTTGGTCACGGAACAGACCACGCAACAAACCACCGTCGTCGGCTATGACGGGCTGGTGTACTTCTCGCATTTACAATCCCACGGCCAGTTAAGTATTCAGCAGGACGACCGCTCAATGTGCCGTGTGGATTTCGACCTGAACCCCAATTATCACAGCATTGAACAGGTCGGGCCGCTGGTCTGCCAAGGCAGTGCCGAAGAGAAAAAATCATGA